In one Sphingobacterium daejeonense genomic region, the following are encoded:
- a CDS encoding phytoene desaturase family protein, producing MLNNKSKKRIAIIGSGFSGLSAAAYTAQDGHEVHVFEKHNQPGGRARQFTTDEGFVFDMGPSWYWMPDIIDDFFSDFGYKTTDFLDLVSLNPQFEIKFDSQSICIPEKYEELKELFEEQEVGFRCSAGQVHGICEIQI from the coding sequence ATGTTGAATAATAAATCAAAAAAGAGGATTGCAATAATTGGTTCTGGTTTTTCGGGCTTATCGGCAGCTGCCTATACTGCTCAAGATGGTCATGAAGTTCATGTTTTCGAGAAACATAATCAGCCAGGAGGACGTGCAAGGCAGTTTACCACTGACGAAGGTTTTGTTTTTGATATGGGACCTAGTTGGTATTGGATGCCGGACATTATTGATGATTTCTTTTCTGATTTTGGGTATAAGACCACTGATTTTCTAGATTTAGTATCCTTAAATCCACAATTTGAAATCAAGTTTGACAGTCAAAGCATTTGTATTCCAGAAAAGTACGAGGAATTGAAAGAATTATTTGAAGAACAAGAAGTTGGTTTCCGGTGCTCAGCTGGACAAGTTCATGGAATCTGCGAAATTCAAATATGA
- a CDS encoding MarR family winged helix-turn-helix transcriptional regulator: MEINFLKDLVELIAEFEEESKESALYQNDIQGFKDWIADTQRRSTEESEPDWEGKINGRSADSVISTFIVHMNRYGKSYSKAAIQGSDFSGQEDFIYLINLNSFGPMSKMDLIRKNVHEKPVGNQIINRLIKHGWVDQVESEKDKRSKLIFITKAGKDELEKHMGKIREATKIVSGDLTLSEKMTLIRLLNKLSVFHKELYDKNIEGEDLLSEGLKKTSGFINPDIQDRNVE; the protein is encoded by the coding sequence ATGGAAATCAACTTTCTAAAAGATTTAGTCGAGCTAATTGCAGAATTTGAAGAAGAAAGCAAAGAATCAGCTCTTTATCAAAATGATATCCAAGGATTTAAAGATTGGATTGCAGATACTCAAAGGAGATCAACTGAAGAATCAGAACCGGATTGGGAAGGTAAGATAAATGGAAGAAGTGCGGATAGTGTAATAAGTACTTTTATTGTTCATATGAATAGATATGGCAAATCATATTCAAAAGCAGCTATTCAAGGGTCTGATTTTTCAGGACAGGAGGATTTTATTTATCTGATCAATCTAAATTCTTTTGGTCCCATGTCGAAAATGGACCTCATACGTAAAAATGTTCATGAAAAGCCTGTGGGTAATCAAATTATAAATAGGTTAATCAAACATGGATGGGTAGATCAGGTAGAATCTGAAAAGGACAAAAGGAGCAAGTTGATATTTATTACAAAAGCTGGGAAAGATGAATTAGAGAAACATATGGGAAAGATTAGAGAGGCTACTAAAATTGTTTCTGGTGACCTCACCCTTTCAGAAAAAATGACATTGATTCGGTTACTAAATAAACTGAGTGTATTCCATAAAGAGCTATATGATAAAAACATCGAAGGAGAAGATTTGCTCAGTGAAGGTTTGAAAAAAACAAGCGGATTCATAAATCCAGATATACAAGATCGAAATGTTGAATAA